A window of Micromonas commoda chromosome 13, complete sequence contains these coding sequences:
- a CDS encoding predicted protein codes for MRDDREDPLDPPPSPTLGATAESDARVDALIARVLREGQDDDSLGEDDDEDEDTRDAPPPAALITPPQKRRNTAPPAASAKRQTPTKSARKFAPPSRALPQQPTQSPGRKLVGFEVARQYTCPGDVGGQRRWTKGVVTAFHDDDEHWGETYDVSMEDDMDDHGVTFEELLLILANEADKKSVVSEQSWALALGILRMADPTQAVRTFRKERHSPNARFAGFDTLVHPDGAECYEAKIQDANGGKHHFAFHFPTKWGAAAAHEILARRLEFHGPGVKGWTRRNFAPETPWEALVGVLIAGATWTGARPEGPGPSGGAKSDGTPASGDPASNSPESVIGTDDGVGEDERPIHEVVKRERKPARRFSTDYVLENKPPRKRKTPPQSQSPVPIATPKKGKERRIDQALDLTTRGMPRKMNRRFLGVKTSSDVTIGGKRIARCVGSSEFFGVRWAGSAVKPGARPRSAKPWQCVLNVTGAGKAADIGLGSYVTAREAALAYDAEVRRRGWEHLKPTNFAPPADPAHVPPRHELSAAMNLTEKHPVILNHLRVAMSGVGNPIVGHRVTETGNGERAWRRAEVKIRYLIPTPKSPHMNAAEHHRWVLLKDVAGVLNGWDKLVDYIRRHKRRLEEDVEGSNKIGPGELPASAPLFTLFTRHYDSGQSCVCVLGGFEPYDPDGYPHYVVVCDGDTEDLTDNELRGELGLTPGPEPADPNRYPNPNPNPAEPRANPYAEFCREIRHKILAVDPTMPHTRVNRRLGELWRKKKAGGGCEKTADSPKPGEITAAAAAAADDDDDDDDDDCPLAPVKRERSDDGDDAGPEIVAALDRILREVDLTRTTTNMVIRRLEDELPVTFNLRHHKLFLKEKIKAWVDENVDRAIPNDEPKDVPALPAPDTPTDSGLRRAKLMLENGVIDAEDYEAIKTAWMKSLGG; via the coding sequence aTGCGGGACGATCGCGAGGATCCGTTGGATcccccgccttcgccgacgttgggcgcgacggcagaaagcgatgcgcgcgtggacgcgctcatcgcgcgggtgctgcgcgagggccaggacgacgacagcctcggcgaggacgacgacgaggacgaagacacccgcgacgcgccgccgccggccgcgctGATAACGCCGCCGCAGAAGCGGCGGAACACCGCcccgccggccgcgtccgccaagCGCCAGACGCCGACGAAGTCCGCGCGCAAGTTcgcgcccccctcgcgcgcgctcccgcaGCAACCCACGCAAAGCCCGGGGCGCAAGCTCGTGGGGTTCGAGGTCGCCAGGCAGTACACGTGCCCCGGGGACGTTGGCGGCCAAAGGCGTTGGACCAAaggcgtcgtcaccgcgtttcacgacgacgacgagcactGGGGCGAGACGTACGACGTGTCGATGGAGGACGACATGGACGACCACGGCGTGACGTTCGAGGAGCTGCTGCTGATCCTCGCGAACGAAGCGGACAAGAAGAGCGTCGTCTCCGAGCAGTCGTGggcgctcgccctcgggaTACTCCGGATGGCCGATCCGACGCAGGCGGTGCGAACGTTTCGCAAGGAGCGGCACAGCCCGAACGCGCGGTTCGCCGGCTTCGACACCCTCGTCCatcccgacggcgcggaaTGCTACGAGGCGAAGATCcaggacgcgaacggcggcaaGCACCACTTCGCTTTTCATTTCCCAACCAAgtggggcgccgccgcggctcacGAGATTCTCGCCAGGCGGCTGGAGTTTCACGGACCGGGCGTCAaggggtggacgcgtcgcaacttcgcgccggagacgccgtgggaggcgctcgtgggagtcctcatcgcgggcgcgacgtggACCGGGGCCCGGCCGGAAGGACCCGGACCTTCCGGCGGCGCAAAGTCCGACGGTACACCCGCGTCGGGGGACCCCGCCTCGAATTCGCCCGAGTCGGTGATTGGGAcggacgatggcgtcggcgaggacgagcggcCGATTCACGAAGTCGTCAAGCGCGAGCGAAAGCCCGCACGGCGCTTCTCCACCGATTACGTCCTCGAAAACAAGCCGCCGAGAAAACGAAAGACGCCGCCCCAATCGCAATCGCCCGTCCCAATCGCAACCCCGAAGAAGGGAAAGGAGAGGCGAATCGACCAGGCTCTGGATCTGACGACGCGAGGCATGCCCCGGAAGATGAACCGCCGTTTCCTGGGCGTGAAGACGTCGTCGGACGTGACGATTGGGGGAAAGCGAATCGCTCGATGCGTCGGCTCTTCGGAGTTTTTCGGCGTTCGGTGGGCGGGCTCCGCCGTCaagcccggcgcgcgtccccgctcCGCCAAGCCCTGGCAGTGCGTCCTcaacgtcaccggcgcgggtaAGGCGGCGGACATCGGCCTCGGCAGCTACGTCACCGCGAgagaggcggcgctcgcttacgacgcggaggtgcggCGCAGGGGCTGGGAGCACTTAAAGCCCACCAACTTTGCCCCGCCGGCGGACCCGGCTCACGTTCCCCCGCGCCACGAgctcagcgcggcgatgaacctGACCGAGAAGCATCCGGTGATCCTCAACCACCTTCGAGTCGCGATGTCGGGCGTGGGCAACCCCATCGTGGGCCACAGGGTCACGGAGACCGGgaacggcgaacgcgcgtgGCGCCGAGCCGAGGTCAAAATCCGATACTTGATACCCACGCCAAAATCCCCGCACatgaacgccgccgagcaccaCAGGTGGGTCCTCCTCAAGGACGTGGCGGGCGTCCTGAACGGCTGGGACAAGCTGGTGGACTACATCAGGAGGCACAagcggcggctcgaggaggacgtcgaggggTCTAATAAAATCGGCCCCGGCGAGctccccgcgtccgcgcccctctTCACGCTGTTCACCAGGCACTACGACAGCGGCCAGAGCTGCGTttgcgtcctcggcggcttcgagccgTACGACCCGGACGGGTATCCTCACTACGTGGTCGtgtgcgacggcgacaccgaGGATTTGACGGATAACGAGCTTCGAGGGGAGCTAGGTTTGACCCCGGGGCCGGAGCCGGCGGATCCTAACCGTTACCCgaaccctaaccctaaccccgcggagccccgcgcgaacccgtACGCGGAGTTCTGCAGGGAAATCCGGCACAAAATCCTCGCGGTTGACCCCACCATGCCCCACACGCGGGTGAACAGGCGGCTCGGAGAGCTGTGGCGGAAGAAaaaggctggcggcggctgcgaaaAAACGGCGGACAGCCCCAAGCCGGGTGAaatcaccgccgccgccgccgccgccgccgacgacgacgacgacgacgacgatgacgactGCCCGCTGGCACCCGTCAAGCGCGAACGGAGCGatgacggggacgacgcgggacccgagatcgtcgcggcgctcgaccgCATCCTGCGGGAAGTTGACCTCACCAGGACCACGACCAACATGGTGATTCGTAGGCTGGAAGACGAGCTCCCCGTCACGTTCAACCTCCGCCACCACAAGCTGTTCCTCAAGGAGAAGATCAAGGCGTGGGTGGATGAGAACGTCGACCGCGCGATTCCAAATGATGAGCCGAAAGACGTACCCGCGCTCCCAGCGCCTGATACGCCCACCGACTCCGGGCTGCGTCGCGCAAAGTTGATGCTAGAAAACGgggtcatcgacgccgaggattACGAAGCGATCAAGACTGCGTGGATGAAGAGCCTGGGCGGGTGA
- a CDS encoding predicted protein, whose translation MSSSSTPWANLVEGLERLLSLRAGTPNHDPEVYASTKRMIVDTAARVSRAENARVAKLESEIRELRADLRDVRRDLADTRTELLEIKGQQNEGEFRF comes from the coding sequence atgtcctcctcgtcgacgccgtgggcCAACCTGGTGGAgggcctcgagcgcctgctcAGCCTGAGGGCCGGCACGCCCAACCACGACCCGGAGGTGTACGCTTCGACCAAACGGATGATCGTCGAtaccgccgcgcgagtctcgcgcgcggagaacgcgcgcgtcgccaagCTGGAGAGCGAGATTCGGGAGCTACGGGCGGACCTGAGGGACGTGCGTCGCGACCTCGCAGACACGCGGACTGAGCTGCTCGAGATCAAGGGCCAACAAAACGAAGGGGAGTTTCGGTTTTAG
- a CDS encoding predicted protein, translating into TLLMASCAAGHKRLSRHLVKRGAGLNKRNAEGNTALHFALAMGHVELGDFLVAKGADDGVTNNYGMSPF; encoded by the coding sequence ACGCTGCTCAtggcgtcgtgcgccgcgggtcaCAAGCGTCTGTCGCGGCACCTCGTCAAGCGCGGGGCGGGTTTGAACAAAAGAAACGCCGAGGGTAACACCGCGCTGCACTTCGCGCTGGCGATGGGGCACGTGGAGCTCGGGGACTTTCTCGTCGCGAAAGGGGCGGACGATGGGGTGACGAACAACTACGGGATGAGCCCGTTC
- a CDS encoding predicted protein — MPSAASLKSKQAYNDRLCALLDNHTRAFIVGADNVGSRQFMDIRAALRPQSTVLMGKNTMIRKCIREYCERKGDDTWMALAEKMIGNVGVIFTTGEMGDVKEKIKEFVVPAPAKAGAVAQVDVTVPAGPTGMEPSQTNFFQTLNIATKINKGAIEILSDVTVVKAGEKVTSSAATLLGKLGFTPFTYGLEAQYVYDNGNVFDVKVLDITDDAIAAMFGAGLKNIAALSLQANYPTIAAVPHAIINGYKNVLAIAVGTDYTFPLADKVKEYLANPGAFASAAPAAGGGGGAAAKAPEPEPEEEEEEGMDFDLFD, encoded by the exons ATGCCTTCCGCTGCTTCTCTCAAGTCCAAGCAGGCGTACAACGACCGCCTCTGCGCGCTCCTCGATAACCACACCCGTGcgttcatcgtcggcgccgacaaTGTTGGCTCTCGCCAGTTCATGGACATCCGCGCG GCGCTCCGCCCCCAGTCCACTGTCCTCATGGGCAAGAACACCATGATCCGCAAGTGCATTCGCGAGTACTGCGAACGCAAGGGCGACGACACCTGGATGGCCCTCGCCGAGAAGATGATCGGCAACGTCGGCGTCATCTTCACCACCGGTGAGATGGGCGACGTCAAGGAGAAGATCAAGGAgttcgtcgtccccgcgcccgccaaggctggcgccgtcgcccaggTTGACGTCACCGTCCCGGCGGGTCCCACCGGCATGGAGCCGTCGCAGACCAACTTCTTCCAGACTCTCAACATCGCCACCAAGATCAACAAGGGTGCGATCGAGATCCTCTCCGACGTGACCGTCGTCAAGGCTGGCGAGAAGGtgacctcctccgcggcgaccctccTCGGCAAGCTCGGCTTCACCCCGTTCACCTACGGACTCGAGGCGCAGTACGTCTACGACAACGGCAACGTGTTCGACGTCAAGGTGCTCGacatcaccgacgacgccatcgcggcgatgttCGGCGCGGGTCTCAAGAACATTGCGGCGCTCTCGCTCCAGGCGAACTACCccaccatcgccgccgttcccCACGCCATCATCAACGGCTACAAGAACgtgctcgccatcgccgtcggcacCGACTACACCTTCCCCCTCGCGGACAAGGTCAAGGAGTACCTCGCCAACCCCGGCGCtttcgcctccgcggctcccgccgcgggcggcggcggcggtgccgcggccaaggcgcccgagcccgagcccgaggaggaggaggaggagggcatGGACTTCGACCTCTTCGATTAA
- a CDS encoding predicted protein, giving the protein MAAAASRIELALCFEDVAKNIFGNADGTMTRAQLAAILAADTGLGLQQWELKMFLAEFDLTDNRVTADKFCSIYSYLASRPPTPAAKDAPAVVAAVAAAPAPGPDPAASAAPADPAAAPAAAAAPVAVDPALAKRASEKLSGPAAAAVTSMGAAFPPDFLLDPAGAIPAEKLLANLPGDVYADPDAKFRPFDGVGQYAKMPILGGCGAPYSVCVKSSREYLRDLPPARDVVRLLHLRPDDDAFVPHPNGISVVLLAFAKLVSADLGLGGDSLAANNPMSSYLDLQVLYGTNAGECDDVRGGTARGKILPDAAAGRGHVGGAAMEALLTVFSRNHNHLAEAIAAECGDADDESVFQMARHANIGAYRSVFLKDFLPYLAAGQHTPDVAPIGDAARGTVRGVNGCVEMDLLMRTFNAMEPPGGMGGTGTGDGTGDACAAALAEASNVRCGLVARCNLPGRLHAEEVAAVKRARASGVCTLNEFRAQLGLAAWESFEEMTGGETSLCEKLTAVYGDVDNCELYTGLLCEYNVGNVGAMMPATSHACSLLLNVVAADKWFQEDALRDESVMGGAVGVRLAEQANLEDLLSQHARVAPPEGGYGVFEIGGYQVLP; this is encoded by the exons atgGCAGCGGCCGCATCGCGAATCGAGCTCGCACTCTGCTTCGAGGATGTCGCCAAGAACATCTTCGGCAACGCCGACGGCACCATGACCAG GGCCCAGCTGGCGGctatcctcgccgcggacaccgGCCTCGGCCTGCAGCAGTGGGAGCTCAAGATGTTCCTCGCCGAGTTTGACCTCACCGACAACAGGGTCACCGCGGACAAATTCTGCTCCATCTACTCGTAcctcgcctcgcgtccaccgacgcccgcggcgaaggacgcgcccgcggtggtcgccgccgtcgccgccgcacccgcgcccggcccCGACCCggccgcttccgccgcccccgcagaccccgccgccgcacccgccgccgccgccgccccggtcgcGGTCGATCCCGCCCTGGCCAAGCGGGCGTCGGAGAAGCTCtcgggtcccgccgccgccgccgtcacctcgatgggcgcggcgttCCCGCCCGATTTCCTCCTggaccccgcgggcgccatccCCGCGGAGAAGCTCCTGGCGAacctccccggcgacgtGTACGCGGACCCGGACGCCAAGTTCCGAcccttcgacggcgtcggtcaGTACGCGAAGATGCCGATCCTCGGCGGGTGCGGAGCTCCGTACTCGGTGTGCGTGAAGAGCTCGAGGGAGTACCTCCGGGATTTGCCCCCCGCGCGAGACGTGGTGCGCTTACTGCACCTGaggcccgacgacgacgccttcgtcCCGCATCCCAACGGAATCTCCGTCGTGCTCCTCGCGTTTGCGAAACTCGTCTCCGCcgacctcggcctcggcggcgactccctcgccgccaacaACCCGATGAGCTCCTACCTCGACCTGCAGGTGCTCTACGGCACCAACGCGGGGGAATGCGACGACGTGAGGGGCGGGACCGCCCGGGGTAAGATCTtaccggacgccgccgcgggccgcgggcacgtcggcggcgccgcgatggaagCGCTGCTCACCGTCTTTTCCCGTAACCACAACCACTTGgccgaggccatcgcggcggagtgcGGGGATGCGGACGACGAGTCGGTGTTCCAGATGGCCAGGCACGCCAACATCGGCGCGTACCGCTCGGTTTTCCTTAAAGACTTTTTGccgtacctcgccgcgggtcagCACACGCCGGACGTGGCGCCaatcggcgacgccgcgcgcgggactGTTCGCGGGGTAAACGGGTGCGTCGAGATGGACCTCCTGATGCGAACCTTCAACGCCATGGAGCCCCccggcggcatgggcggcacgggcacgggcgacggcaccggggacgcgtgcgccgctgcgctcgcggaggcgagcaACGTGAGATGCGGATTAGTCGCGCGGTGCAACCTCCCGGGCAGACTtcacgccgaggaggtggcggcggtgaagcgcgcgagggccagCGGCGTGTGCACGCTGAACGAGTTTCGCGCGCAGCTCGGGCTGGCGGCTTGGGAATCTTTTGAGGAGATGACGGGCGGCGAGACGTCGCTGTGCGAGAAGCTGACGGCGGTgtacggcgacgtggacaaCTGCGAGCTGTACACCGGCCTGCTGTGCGAGTACAACGTCGGTAACGTCGGCGCGATGATGCCGGCGACGTCTCACGCGTGTTCGCTGCTGTtgaacgtcgtcgccgcggataaGTGGTTCCAGGAGGACGCGCTGAGGGACGAGAGCGtgatgggcggcgccgtgggcgtGAGGCTCGCGGAGCAGGCGAACCTCGAAGACCTGCTGAGCCAACACGCGagggtcgcgccgcccgagggcgGCTACGGCGTGTTCGAAATCGGTGGATATCAGGTATTACCTTAG
- a CDS encoding rvb2-like protein (Member of the RUVB-like protein family; homologous to Saccharomyces cerevisiae RVB proteins which are involved in transcription regulation and are components of chromatin remodeling complexes. ChromDB ID: RUVBL20101) yields the protein MAEGGEGVKVAEIKDLTRIERIGAHSHIRGLGLDDALEARKVSQGMVGQVNARKAAGVILQMIRDGQIAGRAVLLAGQPGTGKTAIAMGMAKALGEETPFAMMAGSEIFSMEMSKTEALTQAFRKAIGVKIKEETEIIEGEVVEIEIDRPATSGAAPKMGKLTLKTTEMETVYDLGQKMIESLDKEKVSAGDVITIDKVSGRITKLGRSFARSRDYDAMGAQTKFVQCPEGELQKRKEVVHVVTLHEIDVINSRTQGFLALFAGDTGEIRPEVREQIDMKVAEWREEGKADIVPGVLFIDEVHMLDIECFSFLNRALENDMAPVLVVATNRGITKIRGTNYKSPHGIPIDLLDRLLIVTTQPYTERELRLILDIRCEEEDVEMTEDAKDLLCKIGHETSLRYSIHLITAAALVAHKRKSAEVEVEDISKVYSMFLDVQRSTQFMVEYQEQFMFNEVPDDDADAMED from the exons ATGGCCGAGGGAGGAGAGGGCGTGAAGGTGGCGGAGATCAAGGATCTCACGCGCATCGAGCGCATCGGCGCGCACAGCCACATCCGCGGCCTCGGTCTCGACGATGCGCTCGAGGCCAGGAAGGTGTCGCAGGGAATGGTGGGCCAAGTCAACGCGCGTAAAGCTGCGGGCGTG ATCCTGCAGATGATCCGCGACGGTCAGATCGCCGGCCGcgcggtcctcctcgcgggacAGCCCGGCACCGGCAAGACCGCCATCGCGATGGGCATGGCCAAagccctcggcgaggagacgCCCTTTGCCATGATGGCCGGCTCGGAGATCTTCTCGATGGAGATGTCCAAGACCGAGGCCCTGACCCAGGCGTTCCGCAAGGCGATCGGCGTCAAGATCAAGGAGGAGACGGAGAtcatcgagggcgaggttgtCGAGATCGAGATCGACcggccggcgacgtccggcgcggcgccgaagatgGGCAAGCTCACGCTGAAGACGACAGAGATGGAGACGGTGTACGACCTCGGGCAGAAGATGATCGAGTCCCTGGACAAGGAGAAGGTCAGCGCCGGTGACGTCATCACGATCGATAAGGTCAGCGGCAGGATCACCAAGCTGGGCAGGTCGTTCGCCAGGAGCCGCGACTATGACGCCATGGGCGCGCAGACCAAATTCGTGCAGTGCCCCGAGGGCGAGCTTCAGAAGCGAAAGGAGGTTGTCCACGTCGTCACCCTGCACGAGATCGACGTGATCAACAGCCGGACGCAGGGTTTCCtggcgctcttcgcgggcgACACCGGCGAGATCCGCCCGGAGGTTCGCGAGCAGATTGACATGAAAGTCGCCGAGTGGCGGGAGGAAGGTAAGGCGGACATTGTCCCCGGCGTCCTCTTCATCGACGAGGTTCACATGCTCGACATCGAGTGCTTCTCCTTCCTCaaccgcgcgctggagaacGACATGGCGCCGGTGCTGGTGGTGGCCACCAACCGCGGCATCACGAAGATCCGCGGCACGAACTACAAGTCGCCGCACGGCATCCCCAtcgacctcctcgaccgGCTTCTCATCGTCACCACGCAGCCGTAcacggagcgcgagctgcggcTCATCCTCGACATCCGgtgcgaggaggaggacgtggagATGACCGAGGATGCGAAGGACTTGCTGTGCAAGATTGGGCACGAGACGTCGCTCCGTTACTCCATACACCTCATcacggccgccgcgttggtcGCGCACAAGCGCAAGagcgccgaggtggaggtTGAGGACATCAGCAAGGTGTACTCCATGTTCCTGGACGTGCAGCGAAGCACGCAGTTCATGGTAGAGTACCAGGAGCAGTTCATGTTCAACGAggtgcccgacgacgacgccgacgcgatggaggatTGA